Proteins encoded in a region of the Thunnus thynnus chromosome 8, fThuThy2.1, whole genome shotgun sequence genome:
- the LOC137187670 gene encoding ephrin type-B receptor 3-like isoform X5: MTMDYFLLLCSLLLPVVSAVEETLMDTKWATTELAWTAHPETGWEEVSGYDDAMNPIRTYQVCNVRELNQNNWLRSDFIPRKDVLRVYVEMKFTVRDCNSIPNIPGSCKETFNLFYYESDSDSATATSPFWMENPYVKVDTIAPDESFSMLESGRVNTKVRSFGPLSKAGFYLAFQDLGACMSLISVRVFYKKCSTTIANFAVFPETATGAEATSLVIAPGTCVPNALEVSVPLKLYCNGDGEWMVPVGACTCSAGFEPAMKDTQCQACSPGTFKSKQGDSFCLPCPANSRASSGAASVCSCRNGFYRSDTDSPDSPCTTVPSAPRSVISIVNETSLVLEWSDPRDLGGRDDTFYNVICKKCLPERGMCSRCDDNVEISPRHLGLTQRRVAVRNLQAHTQYSFEIQAVNGVSNKSPYTPQFSAVNITTNQAAPSAVPTVHLMAATASTMSLSWLPPEKPNGIILDYEIKYHEKDQGEAIAHTMTAQRSNARIEGLKAGTPYVVQVRARTVAGYGRYSSPADFSTNLQTDPPKSWQEQLPLIVGSATATLVFIIAVVVIAIVCLRKQRNGSESEYTEKLQQYKSPIVTPGMKVYIDPFTYEDPNEAVREFAKEIDVSCVKIEEVIGAGEFGEVCRGRLKLPGRREIIVAIKTLKVGYTDRQRRDFLSEASIMGQFDHPNIIRLEGVVTKSRPVMIVTEFMENGALDSFLRLNDGQFTVIQLVGMLRGIAAGMKYLSDMNYVHRDLAARNILVNSNLVCKVSDFGLSRFLEDDPTDPTYTSSLGGKIPIRWTAPEAIAYRKFTSASDVWSYGIVMWEVMSYGERPYWDMSNQDVINAVEQDYRLPPPMDCPTALHQLMLDCWVKERNLRPKFTQIVATLDKLIRNAASLKVVTNSTQSTGVSQPLLDRCVPDYTTFTTVGDWLDAIKMSRYRDNFVNAGFASFDLVAQMTAEDLLRIGVTLAGHQKKILGSIQDMRLQMNQTLPVQV, from the exons AGACGCTGATGGACACGAAGTGGGCCACGACAGAATTAGCCTGGACTGCGCACCCTGAGACAGGG TGGGAAGAAGTGAGCGGCTACGATGATGCCATGAATCCCATCCGGACTTACCAAGTCTGTAATGTACGTGAGCTCAACCAGAATAACTGGCTACGCAGTGATTTCATCCCACGAAAGGATGTGCTACGTGTATATGTGGAAATGAAATTCACAGTGCGTGATTGCAACAGCATTCCTAACATCCCAGGTTCCTGCAAAGAGACCTTCAACCTCTTCTACTATGAATCTGACTCAGACTCAGCCACAGCTACCAGCCCTTTCTGGATGGAGAACCCTTATGTGAAGGTGGACACTATTGCCCCAGATGAGAGCTTTTCCATGCTTGAATCTGGACGGGTAAACACAAAAGTCCGAAGTTTCGGGCCACTGTCCAAAGCCGGGTTCTACTTGGCCTTCCAGGACCTTGGTGCTTGCATGTCACTCATCTCAGTGAGGGTGTTTTATAAGAAGTGCTCCACCACCATCGCCAACTTTGcagttttcccagagacagCAACTGGGGCTGAGGCAACGTCCTTGGTCATTGCACCGGGAACTTGTGTCCCCAATGCCCTGGAGGTGTCTGTGCCACTGAAGCTTTATTGCAACGGAGATGGAGAGTGGATGGTTCCCGTGGGTGCCTGCACTTGCTCAGCTGGTTTTGAACCAGCCATGAAGGACACTCAATGTCAAG CTTGCAGCCCTGGCACCTTCAAATCCAAGCAGGGGGACAGCTTCTGCCTGCCCTGCCCAGCCAACAGCCGTGCCAGCTCAGGAGCAGCCAGCGTTTGCTCCTGTCGAAACGGTTTCTACCGCTCAGACACAGACTCTCCTGACTCTCCCTGCACGA CTGTTCCCTCTGCACCACGCAGCGTCATCTCCATTGTGAACGAAACCTCGCTTGTGCTGGAATGGAGTGACCCACGTGACTTGGGCGGCCGCGACGACACCTTCTACAACGTCATCTGTAAAAAGTGCCTGCCTGAACGGGGAATGTGCTCACGGTGTGACGACAACGTAGAAATCTCACCACGCCACCTGGGCCTGACCCAGCGACGTGTGGCTGTCCGTAACCTTCAAGCCCACACACAGTACAGCTTTGAGATTCAGGCGGTCAATGGGGTTTCCAACAAGAGTCCCTATACACCTCAGTTTTCTGCAGTGAACATCACCACAAATCAGGCTG CTCCGTCTGCAGTGCCCACAGTTCACCTGATGGCGGCCACAGCGAGCACCATGAGCCTGTCCTGGCTGCCTCCAGAGAAACCCAACGGAATCATTCTGGATTATGAGATTAAGTACCATGAGAAG gatCAAGGTGAGGCCATCGCACATACCATGACTGCCCAACGGAGCAATGCCCGCATTGAAGGTCTCAAGGCTGGTACGCCTTATGTAGTACAGGTCCGTGCCCGAACAGTGGCTGGCTACGGTCGTTACAGCAGCCCAGCCGACTTCAGCACCAACCTGCAAA CTGACCCACCGAAGTCATGGCAAGAGCAGTTACCACTTATTGTGGGATCAGCCACTGCCACCTTGGTCTTCATCATTGCAGTTGTTGTCATCGCTATTGTCTGCCTCAG AAAGCAGAGAAATGGTTCAGAATCGGAGTACACAGAGAAACTACAGCAATACA AATCCCCTATAGTAACGCCAGGAATGAAGGTCTACATTGACCCCTTCACCTATGAGGACCCCAACGAGGCGGTGCGCGAGTTTGCCAAGGAGATCGACGTCTCCTGCGTGAAGATCGAGGAGGTCATTGGCGCAG GAGAGTTTGGGGAGGTGTGCCGCGGTCGCCTCAAGCTGCCTGGGCGGCGGGAGATCATCGTAGCCATCAAGACTCTCAAGGTGGGCTACACTGACCGCCAGAGGCGAGACTTCCTGTCGGAGGCATCCATCATGGGCCAGTTCGACCACCCCAACATCATTCGCCTGGAGGGTGTGGTCACCAAAAGTCGACCAGTGATGATTGTGACCGAGTTCATGGAGAATGGGGCACTGGACTCCTTCCTAAGg CTCAATGATGGGCAGTTCACAGTGATCCAGCTGGTTGGCATGCTGCGCGGCATTGCCGCAGGTATGAAGTACCTGTCAGACATGAACTACGTGCACAGAGACTTGGCTGCCCGTAACATCTTGGTCAACAGTAATCTGGTGTGCAAGGTGTCAGACTTTGGCCTATCTCGTTTCCTCGAAGATGACCCTACAGACCCCACCTACACTAGCTCACTG GGGGGAAAGATCCCCATCCGCTGGACGGCTCCTGAGGCAATTGCCTACAGGAAGTTCACCTCAGCCAGTGATGTGTGGAGCTATGGCATTGTCATGTGGGAAGTGATGTCATACGGAGAGCGACCGTACTGGGACATGAGCAATCAGGAT GTGATAAATGCTGTGGAGCAGGATTATCGACTGCCCCCACCTATGGACTGCCCCACAGCGCTGCACCAGCTCATGTTGGACTGCTGGGTGAAAGAGAGGAACCTGCGACCCAAATTCACCCAGATTGTGGCCACGCTGGATAAGCTTATCCGCAATGCTGCCAGCCTCAAGGTGGTCACCAACAGCACACAGTCCACCGG GGTATCCCAGCCCTTGCTTGATCGATGTGTGCCAGACTATACCACTTTCACCACTGTGGGGGACTGGCTTGACGCCATCAAGATGAGCCGCTACCGTGACAACTTTGTCAACGCCGGATTTGCTTCCTTTGACCTGGTGGCCCAGATGACAGCAGA GGACTTGCTGCGGATAGGGGTAACGTTGGCTGGCCACCAGAAGAAGATTCTTGGTAGCATTCAGGACATGAGACTACAGATGAACCAAACACTTCCTGTCCAGGTTTGA